The Salinibaculum sp. SYNS191 genome has a window encoding:
- a CDS encoding ISH3 family transposase has protein sequence MPSKQQQADNEIHEDQLLNFLVNALDQEISLDLGANAEIDTEDIYEVLVGACADGTSISTLCSSSENSPAANTILYHLRTKFELERLERVANTLLRRDVIELLPEQVEVCADLHLRPYYGNEDDTDGLYHSEAKRGTTAFHAYATLYARVKNKRHTLAVRRLEDGDTASSVLAEFLGVLDGLDAEVKAVYLDRGFYDSKCLTLLQAHNYAYVMPIIRWGETIQQELSEGWSRVINHDLTGKLDGHSWTVEFPVYIDCTYLNGRYDENGVARHGYAADAPFIETPRAARYHYSKRFGIESSYRLSEQAIATKTTRDATVRLLYVVVSLLLQNAWRYLHYEYVATPRRGGRRLWWWPYKEFVNMVRRAAWTALAVRRGVPANRPPDDRFHR, from the coding sequence GTGCCTAGCAAACAGCAGCAAGCAGACAATGAAATTCACGAAGACCAGCTCCTTAACTTTCTCGTCAACGCTCTCGACCAGGAAATCTCTCTTGACCTCGGTGCTAATGCTGAAATCGATACTGAGGACATATACGAGGTCCTCGTCGGCGCGTGCGCCGACGGGACCTCGATCTCTACGCTCTGTAGTTCCAGCGAGAACTCACCCGCAGCAAACACGATTCTCTACCATCTGCGGACGAAGTTCGAGCTGGAACGGCTCGAACGAGTCGCTAACACGCTCCTTCGGCGGGATGTCATCGAACTACTTCCTGAGCAGGTGGAGGTCTGCGCAGACCTCCACCTGCGGCCCTACTACGGTAATGAAGACGACACGGACGGTCTCTATCACTCCGAGGCCAAGCGTGGAACCACCGCATTCCACGCTTATGCGACACTCTACGCGCGTGTGAAGAACAAACGGCACACGCTGGCGGTGCGCCGTCTCGAAGACGGCGACACCGCCAGCAGTGTCCTCGCCGAGTTTCTTGGAGTCCTCGATGGCCTTGACGCCGAGGTCAAGGCCGTCTACCTCGATCGCGGATTCTACGACAGCAAGTGTCTCACGCTGCTTCAAGCGCACAACTACGCTTACGTGATGCCGATCATCAGATGGGGTGAGACGATTCAGCAGGAACTCTCGGAAGGATGGAGCCGCGTCATTAACCACGATTTGACAGGGAAACTCGACGGTCACAGCTGGACCGTCGAGTTTCCCGTCTACATCGACTGTACGTACCTGAACGGACGGTACGACGAGAACGGTGTGGCGCGTCACGGCTACGCCGCTGACGCGCCGTTCATCGAGACCCCACGCGCCGCTCGATACCACTACTCGAAACGCTTCGGTATCGAGTCGAGCTATCGCTTGTCTGAGCAAGCGATAGCGACGAAAACAACGCGGGACGCGACAGTGAGATTGCTGTACGTCGTGGTGAGTCTCCTCTTGCAGAATGCGTGGCGGTATCTCCACTACGAATACGTGGCGACGCCCCGCCGAGGCGGGCGTCGCCTCTGGTGGTGGCCGTACAAGGAGTTCGTCAATATGGTTCGGCGGGCCGCGTGGACGGCCCTCGCAGTGCGTCGGGGCGTCCCCGCGAACCGACCACCTGATGACCGGTTCCACCGGTAA
- a CDS encoding DegT/DnrJ/EryC1/StrS family aminotransferase, with product MDIPLALPTISDEMVSEVERVLRNEFFLRGETVAAFEESFAEYVGTDEAVAVSSGTDALHLSLEALGVGPGDAVVTTPATFISTANAIVATGAEPVFVDVDLDTYTIDTEQLETVVDRRDDVAAILPVHLYGYPVDIDAVRSVAGDVPVLSDACQAHGATLRGERVGSIADVATFSFYPSKNMTVAGDGGMVTTDDPNVADMVRSLRDVGRGEGNYEHPRIGYTARMDTMNAAVGKGQLRHLDDWNERRRDVATAYTDGLDGIGDLVLPPDPGEDRESAWYLYVVRTADRDALQSHLEAAGVETGIHYSTPVHLHPPYRDRGFEPGAFPEAERWAEEVLSLPMHPQLTDQEVEYVVESVRGFFA from the coding sequence ATGGATATTCCCCTTGCACTCCCGACCATCTCTGACGAGATGGTCAGCGAGGTTGAGCGCGTTTTGCGCAACGAGTTCTTCCTTCGAGGCGAGACGGTCGCGGCATTCGAGGAATCCTTTGCCGAGTACGTCGGGACCGACGAGGCCGTCGCCGTGAGCAGCGGCACGGATGCGCTACATCTCTCACTGGAGGCCCTCGGTGTTGGGCCGGGGGACGCCGTCGTGACGACGCCGGCGACGTTCATCTCCACCGCGAACGCCATCGTCGCAACGGGGGCGGAACCGGTCTTTGTCGATGTCGACTTAGACACATACACAATCGACACCGAACAACTGGAAACGGTCGTTGACCGGCGCGACGACGTGGCAGCAATCCTTCCGGTCCACTTGTACGGGTATCCCGTCGACATCGACGCAGTTCGTTCGGTGGCGGGCGATGTTCCTGTTCTCTCTGACGCCTGTCAGGCCCACGGTGCCACGCTCCGTGGTGAACGCGTCGGTTCGATAGCGGATGTCGCTACCTTCTCGTTTTATCCCTCGAAGAACATGACCGTGGCCGGTGACGGTGGCATGGTCACCACGGACGACCCGAACGTCGCCGATATGGTCCGCTCGCTCCGTGACGTGGGACGCGGTGAGGGGAACTACGAACATCCACGAATCGGCTACACGGCCAGGATGGACACGATGAACGCGGCAGTCGGTAAGGGACAGCTACGTCACCTTGACGACTGGAACGAGCGGCGCCGTGACGTCGCCACAGCGTACACCGACGGCCTCGACGGGATTGGCGACCTTGTCCTCCCACCCGACCCCGGCGAGGACCGGGAGTCTGCGTGGTACCTCTACGTCGTCCGGACGGCTGACCGAGACGCACTCCAGTCACACCTGGAAGCAGCAGGCGTCGAGACGGGTATCCACTACAGTACGCCTGTTCACCTTCATCCCCCTTACCGAGACCGTGGGTTCGAACCCGGAGCATTCCCAGAAGCAGAACGCTGGGCGGAGGAAGTACTCAGCCTCCCTATGCACCCGCAGCTCACGGACCAAGAGGTTGAGTACGTCGTGGAGTCCGTTCGGGGGTTTTTTGCGTGA
- a CDS encoding Gfo/Idh/MocA family protein, with translation MNVGVVGLGYWGSKVIDEYATLRDRDDIDQVIAIDTDPDALASVSCADAAHESVEAALSEVDALHVATSNATHFSIAETALNADVDVLVEKPLTTDSRTAYDLVELASERGRILQTGHIFRFANVVRRVKQEYEEGQFGELNHLSLRWTHELDTYREADVLWDLLPHPLDILNFVTGEWPRDVTGVSTVDADGTRTAAQVGLDYGDFAATVEVSWVDKTRRRTLEIAGSRRSSVIECVEQSITHRDSNGESAVDVTANNTILAEVENFIRAIETGENTFNSAIVGARTVDAIQSVVEELDE, from the coding sequence GTGAACGTCGGCGTCGTGGGTCTCGGATACTGGGGTTCCAAAGTCATCGACGAGTACGCCACGCTCCGCGATCGAGACGACATCGACCAAGTGATCGCCATCGACACGGATCCGGACGCACTCGCGTCGGTGTCGTGTGCTGATGCGGCCCACGAGTCGGTAGAGGCGGCGCTGTCTGAGGTGGACGCCCTCCACGTGGCCACTTCAAACGCCACACACTTTTCCATAGCAGAGACGGCACTGAACGCCGACGTTGACGTACTGGTCGAGAAACCGCTGACAACGGATTCCCGGACAGCGTACGACCTGGTGGAACTGGCAAGTGAACGCGGCCGAATCCTTCAGACGGGGCATATTTTTCGATTCGCGAATGTCGTGCGACGAGTCAAGCAGGAGTATGAGGAGGGTCAATTCGGCGAACTGAACCATCTCTCCCTTCGCTGGACCCACGAACTCGACACCTACCGCGAAGCCGACGTTCTGTGGGACCTTCTCCCTCACCCTCTTGACATCCTTAATTTCGTCACCGGCGAGTGGCCCCGGGATGTGACTGGTGTGTCGACAGTGGACGCGGACGGCACGCGAACGGCAGCACAGGTCGGCCTCGATTACGGTGACTTCGCCGCCACCGTCGAGGTGAGCTGGGTCGACAAGACTCGGCGGCGCACGCTTGAGATTGCAGGGTCACGACGGTCGTCCGTGATCGAGTGCGTAGAGCAGTCTATTACTCACCGTGATTCCAACGGAGAGTCGGCAGTTGACGTCACGGCGAACAACACAATACTCGCTGAGGTGGAGAACTTCATCCGCGCCATCGAGACAGGTGAGAACACGTTCAACTCCGCAATCGTGGGCGCACGGACAGTCGACGCGATTCAGTCGGTCGTGGAGGAACTCGACGAATGA
- a CDS encoding TrmB family transcriptional regulator, with protein sequence MEDDRGLEFFERLDLTEYEQTALRELLSLGRTTAPDLAEATGIPKARIYGVLDTLADAGYVKVIPGRPKIYQPKSPAEISNRAVENRRQRYERQRQEIENAREEFVDTFEPLYQQASDEITPTEELFYVVDVGDPSETETRTLYRVATESVDVITKGFDYFDDVEAALADALDVGVSVRVLFMHPSLLDDDDRSRQADIVERLQTDYPEVRFRFSEQQQPIRGTIGDPSLDYDSGKAVLLVGGHDVPVARRQAAITENGAFVAGLQQYVDLLWDHQSVEPNDI encoded by the coding sequence ATGGAAGACGACCGTGGACTAGAGTTCTTCGAACGGCTCGATCTGACCGAGTACGAACAGACCGCGCTACGTGAGTTGCTGTCACTCGGCCGGACGACGGCGCCCGATCTGGCCGAGGCCACAGGCATCCCGAAGGCACGCATCTACGGCGTACTGGACACTCTGGCCGACGCCGGCTACGTGAAGGTCATCCCAGGAAGACCGAAAATATACCAGCCGAAATCGCCAGCCGAAATCTCTAATAGGGCTGTCGAGAACCGGCGACAGCGCTACGAGCGCCAGCGCCAAGAGATCGAAAATGCCCGCGAGGAGTTCGTCGACACGTTCGAACCGCTCTACCAGCAAGCGAGCGACGAAATCACTCCGACCGAAGAACTATTTTACGTCGTCGACGTGGGTGACCCTTCCGAGACAGAGACGCGAACGCTTTACAGAGTGGCCACAGAGTCCGTCGACGTCATAACAAAGGGCTTCGACTACTTCGACGATGTCGAAGCAGCACTGGCGGATGCTCTGGATGTGGGCGTCTCGGTCCGCGTGCTGTTCATGCACCCCTCGCTCCTCGACGATGATGATCGATCCCGACAGGCGGACATCGTCGAGCGCCTCCAGACCGACTATCCCGAGGTCCGGTTCCGCTTCTCCGAGCAACAACAACCGATCCGCGGAACCATCGGTGACCCGAGCTTGGATTACGATAGCGGGAAGGCCGTCCTCCTTGTCGGGGGACACGATGTTCCCGTTGCAAGGCGTCAAGCCGCAATAACCGAGAACGGGGCGTTTGTGGCGGGACTACAGCAATACGTCGACCTCCTGTGGGACCACCAGAGCGTCGAACCTAACGATATATAG
- a CDS encoding glycosyltransferase: MIGPDLDFPQKKQTGTGPLVSVVLATYEPDLDLVGQSLQSVANQTYDNVELVIIDSSGEEWLRTLARDHDWVEYQFQEPSGLPAAWNAGIEAASGKYVGFLADDDYYAPEKLEQQVERLKEGVDIVYTDEYVIDEDGSVTYLSSLPVENQECHYIDFFRVGHGIPHLTVVGRTTCFEDVPFDEDLEVREDPHLWVRLFRRCSVARINDALAYKRRRDDSTTSNPDMMYENERREIDLLCQEFPQLREYRTERERMAKYRYGKQLFHAGRFGEARRVLLDVVQQDPSDYRAIATLGASLLPAKNKAAFQLLERWQERLTN, translated from the coding sequence ATGATTGGACCGGACCTCGATTTTCCTCAAAAGAAGCAAACGGGAACGGGGCCGCTGGTCTCTGTCGTGCTTGCGACCTACGAACCCGACTTGGACCTCGTCGGGCAGTCGTTACAGAGCGTCGCCAATCAGACCTATGACAACGTGGAACTCGTCATCATAGACAGTTCGGGCGAGGAGTGGCTTCGAACCCTCGCGCGGGACCATGACTGGGTCGAGTACCAGTTTCAAGAGCCTTCCGGCCTCCCGGCCGCCTGGAACGCAGGTATTGAGGCGGCTAGCGGAAAGTACGTTGGATTCCTTGCCGACGATGACTATTACGCACCCGAGAAACTCGAACAACAGGTTGAACGCCTCAAAGAGGGAGTCGACATCGTCTACACGGACGAATACGTCATCGATGAGGACGGCTCGGTGACCTACCTCTCCTCATTGCCCGTCGAAAACCAGGAGTGCCACTATATCGACTTCTTCCGAGTCGGACACGGCATCCCTCACCTCACGGTCGTCGGCCGGACGACATGCTTCGAAGACGTCCCCTTCGACGAGGATCTGGAAGTGAGAGAGGACCCTCACCTCTGGGTCCGGTTGTTCAGGCGGTGTTCGGTCGCGCGAATCAATGACGCCCTTGCCTACAAGCGCCGACGCGACGACTCCACGACCAGCAATCCAGACATGATGTACGAGAATGAGCGCCGGGAGATAGACCTTCTCTGCCAAGAATTCCCCCAACTTCGTGAGTACCGGACCGAGAGAGAGCGGATGGCAAAGTACCGATACGGAAAGCAGTTGTTCCACGCGGGCCGGTTCGGTGAGGCCCGTCGTGTCCTCCTTGACGTGGTCCAACAGGATCCTTCTGATTACCGCGCTATCGCTACGCTAGGCGCGTCCCTGCTCCCGGCGAAGAACAAGGCGGCGTTCCAGCTCCTTGAGCGGTGGCAAGAGCGGCTGACGAATTGA
- a CDS encoding acyltransferase, protein MTDGPRYAVQSGVEAADDVTIYDQVNLYECELGDGVKIDAFVYIEEDVIVGAGTTIRPFSFIPTGVTLGKDVFVGPNVTFTNDKYPSVNGDWELLEMTVKDGAAIGAGAVIGPGVTIGKDATVGAGAVVLDDVPAGATVVGNPAESIDR, encoded by the coding sequence ATGACGGATGGACCACGGTACGCCGTCCAGTCGGGCGTCGAGGCCGCGGATGACGTGACCATCTACGACCAGGTAAACCTCTATGAGTGCGAACTAGGCGACGGAGTCAAGATAGACGCGTTTGTCTACATCGAGGAAGACGTCATCGTCGGTGCTGGCACGACAATTCGCCCCTTTAGTTTCATCCCGACCGGCGTCACGCTCGGTAAGGACGTCTTCGTCGGTCCAAACGTCACGTTCACAAACGATAAGTATCCCAGCGTCAATGGTGACTGGGAACTACTGGAGATGACTGTCAAGGACGGAGCGGCCATCGGTGCTGGCGCGGTCATCGGACCGGGAGTGACCATCGGCAAAGACGCGACGGTTGGGGCAGGTGCAGTGGTCCTTGACGACGTTCCCGCCGGGGCTACGGTGGTGGGGAACCCGGCGGAGAGCATCGACAGATAG